The Comamonas sp. lk genome contains the following window.
GTGAACGACACAGCATTTGAGGTTGGCACTTGAATGCGAGACCAGTCAACGGTTGCGCCATCAACGCTGGAGCCGTAACCAGCAAATATTCAGGAGACATCACCGTGCCGTCAGCCGCCCCGCGCCCTTGCTCTCATCCTGGCTGTGGCGTGCTGGTCCGCGATGGCACGGGCCGATGTCTAAAGCATCCGAAGCAGTCATGGGCCAAGAAGCCCACCGCTGCCAAGCGCATCACGGGCAGGCCTCTGCAGCGTCTTCGAGCTGAGCTGTTCGCCCGTGAGCCGCTGTGCCGGGAGTGCCGGCGCAATGGTGTGGTCAAGCTGGCAACCAAGCGCGATCACATCCAGTCGCTCGAAGAGGGTGGCACCGACACCGATGACAACGTGCAGCCCCTGTGTGACGACTGCCACGACATCAAGTCCAAGGCCGAGCGGGCACGCGGCGTCAAACGGGCATGGGCCGGATATCGATATGAATGAGAAGGATTCTCATTTGAAAACACAGGCAGGGGGAGGGGGGTGAAAAAAGTCTGACCCAGGCCGACCGGAAACCGAGCCCCCAGGCGAACTTTTATGGGAAACGAAAACTACCCCCTGGGGGTTTAACCAAGGACGACCATGACTAGCAAGACTGCGGAGTTTGCGGTCCAGCCGCCAGCCGTGGGTGCTGGGCAGGTAACAGGGCTCAAAACAGAAATCGATTCTCCGGCTGCGCCCCAGCAACTGCAGCTGACGGCGAGCGAGCAGGAGCTGTACGACTACATCTGCGATTCGCTGCGCAAAGCCGGCATCGAGCACATGACAGCCGGCATCCCAATTGCCGTGATCGTTCGCACCTTTGCTGACTGGC
Protein-coding sequences here:
- a CDS encoding HNH endonuclease signature motif containing protein, which codes for MNARPVNGCAINAGAVTSKYSGDITVPSAAPRPCSHPGCGVLVRDGTGRCLKHPKQSWAKKPTAAKRITGRPLQRLRAELFAREPLCRECRRNGVVKLATKRDHIQSLEEGGTDTDDNVQPLCDDCHDIKSKAERARGVKRAWAGYRYE